CCTGGAAGAAGAGGTCAATAACCGTGGCCGCACCATTCGTACCCTGAAAACCGTACCGCCGGAGCCGGGTCAGGATCTTTACCTGACGCTGGACATCAATCTGCAGAAAAAGGCCATGGAACTGCTGTCTGGGCGTCGTGGCACCATAGTAGCAATCGATCCCCGTGACGGTGGCATTATGGCGATGGTGTCGAGTCCGTCCTACGATCCCAACCTCTTTGTGCAAGGGATCAGCTCCAAAGATTACAGCGCCCTGCTCAACGACAAGGCAAGGCCGCTGATTAACCGCGCAACTCAGGGGCTGTACGCCCCCGCCTCAACCATCAAACCCCATATGGCACTGATGGGACTTGAGGAGCAGGTCGTCACAGAGCGCACCCGCATCTGGGATCCCGGGTACTGGCAAATGCCCGGCGTCGAGCGAAAATGGCGTGACTGGAAAAAATGGGGCCATGGCTACGTGGATGTTTACCATGCCATTGTCGAGTCCTGCGATATCTTCTTTTACGACATGGTGCACAAGATGGGCATAGATAAGATTGCCGCCTTTATGCATCAATTTGGCTTTGGTGAAAGTACCGGCGTGGATATCTTTGAAGAATCCGCCGGCATCATGCCGTCGTCCGATTGGAAACGTATCCGCCACAACCAGCCCTGGTATCCGGGTGATACCATTTCGGTGGGGATTGGCCAGGGCTACTGGACAGCAACACCTATTCAACTGGCCAATGCCACGGCAATCCTGGCCAATCGTGGCAAGCGCTTTGTGCCACACCTGCTCAAGGCGATGAAAGACAACAGTGCCAAAATCGAGCGGCCGCCCGAAGAGATGCCCCCGGTGGCACTGAAGAATCCCCGCAACTGGGAAATCATCAACGAAGCCATGCGGCAAACGGCCCATAAGTCGCGCTTTACCGATGCCACTTATACCGCCGCCATGAAAACAGGTACCGCTCAGGTGTTTTCGGTGGCACAGGATGCCAAATACGACCACGACAAGGTGGCAGAGCACCTGAGAGACAACGCCCTGATTGTGGCTTACGCCCCCTTTGAATCCCCCAAGATAGTATTGGCTGTGGTATTGGAGAACGCTGGTTGGGGCGGCGCCAATGCCGGTCCTGTGGCACGCGCCATGCTGGATGAATTTATGCTCCATGAGCAGTGGAAGGTGCAACCATGACAAGGGATCATGCCCGTAAGAATATCTGGCAACGGATGCACATCGACTTACCGCTTTTGCTCGGACTGCTGGCCATCATGGGGTTTGGGCTGTTTGTTATTTGGTCCGCCTCGGGTGAAGATCCAGCCATGCTGGAGCGGCAACTGGTACGCATGGGGCTCTCCCTCGGCATCATGCTGTTTATGGCACAGATAAATCCGGAAATTCTGCGCCGCTGGGCCCTGCCGATTTATATCGCCGGGATTATCCTGCTGCTTGGGGTGCACTTTTTCGGGGAAATCAATAAAGGCGCCCAGCGCTGGCTGAATCTGGGCTTTATGGAGTTTCAGCCCTCAGAGCTTATCAAGCTCGCCTTCCCCATCACCATGGCCTGGTTTATCAGCAAGTTTACCCTGCCACCCAAGAAACGGTATCTGGCGGCTGCGGCAGTTATCATGCTTATTCCAACCCTGTTGATTGCCAAGCAACCCGACCTGGGGACTTCCATCCTGGTGGCGGCCTCCGGCATCTTTGTACTCTTCCTGTCCGGGATGAGCTGGTACATAGTACTTGGGCTGCTGGCTTCGGTGCTGTCGTTTCTGCCGATACTCTGGTATTTCCTGATGCACGACTACCAGCGCCGCCGGGTGTTGACACTGCTTGATCCGGAAAAAGATCCGCTTGGCGCCGGTTATCACATTATCCAGTCGAAAATCGCCATCGGCTCCGGTGGCGTGGACGGCAAAGGCTGGCTCCACGGCACCCAGTCGCAGCTGGAGTTTCTGCCCGAACGTCACACCGACTTTATCTTCGCTGTGATTGGCGAGGAGTTCGGTCTCATTGGCGCCATTGTGTTGCTGGCCATGTACATCTACGTGATTGGTCGGGGACTGGTCATCGCCTCACGGGCACAGACCAACTTTGCCCGCCTGCTGGCAGGCTCTATTACCCTGACCTTCTTCGTGTATATCTTCGTGAATATCGGCATGGTCAGCGGCATTTTGCCCGTGGTGGGTGTGCCCTTGCCCCTGATTAGCTATGGCGGCACCTCGATGCTGACATTGATGACAGGTTTTGGCATTCTAATGAGCATTCAAACCCACAGGCGCTTTGTCGACCGCTAAGGAATGCCGATGAGTTTTGCCCCAGGCCTGGCCTTGTTGTCAGGCCTTCTTGCCGCCAATCTTGTGCTCGCTGCCGAGACACAAATCGACACTGCCAGGGACAGTTTTATTTCCCGCCAGAGTGCACTTGGCTTTTCCCAATCTCAAATCGATGCATTTCTGGCCGGCGCCCAATATAACCCCAAGGTGATTGAAGCCATCAGCCGCCCCTGGGAAGCCAAACCCTGGCATCTCTACCGACCACGCTTTCTCACCGAGACGAGGCTCAAGGCAGGGCTCGAGTTCTGGCGAACTCACGAGAGCACCATCGACAGGGCATCGACGCAGTTTGGCGTTGAGCCGGAGATGATTGTGGCCATTATCGGCATCGAAACCCATTACGGCCAAACCATGGGTAACTACAGTGTGCGCGATGCCCTCTACACCCTTGGGTTTTACTACCCACCCAGGGCCAGTTTTTTTCTTAAAGAATTGGGCGAGCTTCAAAAACTTGAGCAGGAAGAAAAACTCGATGTGAGCGCATTGAAAGGCTCCTACGCCGGTGCCATAGGGTTTGGACAGTTTATGCCCTCCAGCTACCGCTACTATGGGGTCGATTTTGACGGTGATGGCCGCAAAGACTTGCTCGGCAGCCCCGCCGATGCCATCGGCAGTGTGGCCAATTATTTTCATCAACATGGCTGGCAAACCGGTGACCCTGTCGCGTTTCGCTTGGAAAGCTACGGAGAAACACCGCCGACAGCCTCGCTCTGGCAGGGAGAGCCGTTAACCCTCAAGGCATCCGATATACTCGCAGACGGCTTCGGCCTTGCGGACAAACGGGATCTGGATGTTGCCCGGCCTGCAATGCTGTTTAAACTGGAGCAGGAAACTCACAACGAATACTGGATGGGTTTTAAGAATTTTTTCGTAATCACCCGTTATAATCGCAGCCCTCTTTACGCCATGGCGGCCTATGAATTCAGTGAGCAGCTTAAACATGCGCATGCCAAGTATTAAATCCTGTTGGCCGTTATTGGCTCTGACACTCATTCTGGGTGGTTGCTCTTCCTCGCCGGAGCCCGGGAGCAGCACTAAAACCAGTACCAAGGGGGACAGGTATCATCAAAAACACGATGCCTACCCAGACTCGGCGCCTGATGTCAGCCAGGTTCCCGATGCAATCCCCCGTTACGAGCCCTACAGCAGGGGCGGCAACAAACCTTATACTGTGATGGGCAAGTCCTATAACGTGTTGGCGTCCGCCGCCAACTTCCGTGAGTCCGGTCTCGCCTCCTGGTATGGCACCAAATTCCATGGATACCACACCTCCAATGGCGAGGTGTATGACATGTACAGCATGACAGCGGCCCACAAGACCCTGCCCCTGCCAAGTTTTGTTCGCGTACGAAATCTGGATAACAAAAAAGAAGTGATAGTCAGGGTGAATGACAGGGGGCCGTTTCACGAGGGGCGCATCATAGACTTGTCATACGCCGCCGCCTACCGCCTCGGCATGTTGAACACGGGTACCGCCCGGGTCGAGATTGAAACCATTTACATTCCTTCGCCGGAGAATGAGGCTTATACCAGCAGTCAGGATCCCAATCATTACTTTATTCAGGTTGTGGCATCCAAAGACAGAGAAAGGTTGAACCGGTTGGGTAAAGAACTTGCCGCCAAATACCAGCTCGGATATCGCTTACAGGAAAAAGATACCCTCTATCGCCTGCAATTGGGCCCCCTTGGCCACGAAGGTATTGCCAGTAAAATGCTGCAGCAGATGCGCCAACAGGGTTACCCAAGTGGCTATCTGGTTACTGAGCCCAAATCCTGAACATGAAGGAACCTTCACTGCAATCCCTTGTCAATTAATGTTAGACTCGACGGGTTTCATACCGTTTACTAAAACCTCCTGAGAAAACGTGTAGTTAATGATGAAAGTAATCAAACCTAGCGCCCCAAAATCGATGTTGCTCCTGGCCATTATGTCTGCCAGCGCCTTTGCAGCACCACCGACCGTCGTTCCAGATGCCCCTTCCGTGGCCGCCAAAGCTTATGTGTTGATGGATTATCACACCGGCCAGATCATTGCTGAAGAACATGCTTATGAGCAGCTGAATCCGGCCAGCCTTACCAAGATGATGACCAGCTATGTGATTGGTCATGAAATGAAAGTGGGCAACATCTCACCGGAAGATGACGTCACCATCACCAAAAACGCCTGGTCAAAGAACTTTCCCGATTCCTCAAAGATGTTCATCGAGGTAGGCAAAACAGTAAAAGCCGCCGATTTGAACCGTGGCATCATCATCCAGTCCGGTAACGACGCCTGTGTGGCCATGGCTGAGCACATTGCCGGTACCGAAGATGCTTTCGTTGATATGATGAACTCCTGGGCGAAGCAACTCGGTATGACCGACAGCTACTTTGAAAACAGCCACGGTCTGGACTCTGACAACCACAAAACCACCGCCTATGACATGGCCATTCTGGGTGCCGCCCTTATCCGTGACGTGCCGGAAGAGTACCGCATCTATTCCGAAAAAGAGTTCACCTTTAACGGTATCAAGCAATACAACCGTAACGGCCTCTTATGGGACAAGAGCATGAACGTGGACGGTATCAAGACTGGCCACACCTCTGGCGCGGGTTATAACCTGGTGGCCTCTGCCACACAGGACGACATGCGTTTGATTTCTGTGGTCATGGGCGCCAGCAGCGAGGCTTCCCGTAAGGCCGAAAGCAAAAAGCTACTGTCCTATGGTTTCCGCTTCTTCGAAACCGTCACCCCCTACAAGGCCGGTGACAGCTTCGTAAATCAACAAATTTGGTATGGCGATCGTGAAAGTGTCGACCTGGGCGTCGCTACCGACACTCCTCTGACCATTCGTCGCGGCAAAGGCAAAGAACTTCAGGCCAACTTCGAACTGACCAAGCCATTGGAAGCTCCACTGGCCAAAGGCGAAGTAGTGGGCCGCGTGTATTTCCAGTTGGATGGCAAAGACATAGCACAATTCCCGCTGGTAACACTGCAGGAAGTGAATGAAGGCAGCTGGTTCTCCAAGCTGATGGATTACTTCAAGCAGCTCGTCGCCAGCTGGCTGAGCTAAGCCGATTCCCATGAAAATGCCACCTTCGGGTGGCATTTTTTTCGCCCCCAGACCTTGATTGGGCTATAATCGCCGCCATATTTGAGGCCCAAGCCCACGACAGAGACAATCGACTATGCTAAACACCACTTTTGACCAATATCTGGAGTTTCCTTGTTCATTCCCCTTCAAAGTTGTGGGAGATGCCAGCGAGACTTTGGCCGATCGCGTGGTCGCCGTGGTTCAGCAACATGCTCCAGGTGATTACAGCCCAACCAGCAAGGTATCCAGCAAGGGCACATACCTGTCTGTAACCATTCGCGTTACCGTCACCAGCAAGGACCACATCGAAACCCTGTACACATCCCTTGCCGCCATCGAAGGCGTAAAACGGGTACTTTAATTATTCCGGCGCGCCCTGTAAGCGCTTCTGTGTTACATTTCGGCATCCGCGGCGTATAATGCCGCCACGCTGAACCTGAGGGGAGAGGTAGCCCTTGCAAGCCAAGACTCTGCATATCAGACATCTGGGTAATCAGGATTATGAAACTGTCTGGCACGCCATGCAGCATTACACCGATAACCGCGATGAAAACAGCCCGGACGAACTCTGGTTGGTTGAACATCCTCCGGTATTTACCCAGGGGCAAGCCGGTAAAGCCGAGCACATCCTCAATCCCGGCGACATCCCTGTTATCCAGGTAGACCGCGGTGGTCAGGTGACGTATCACGGCCCGGGTCAGTTGGTTGCATACCCCCTGCTGGACATCAAACGCCTTAAAATCGGTGTTCGTCAGCTGGTTACCCATATAGAGCAGAGCATAGTCGACATGCTGAAGCCCTACGGCGTACAAGCCTACGCTAAAGCCGATGCCCCCGGAGTCTATGTTGACGAGCGTAAAGTCGCCTCCCTTGGCCTGCGAATCCGCCGTGGTTGTTCTTTCCACGGTCTGGCACTGAACGTCGACATGGATATTTCCCCCTTCCAGCGCATCAACCCCTGTGGCTATGCCGGCCTGGAAATGGTTCAGTGCAAAGCACTGGGCGGCCCCAATACCGTAAACGAAGCAGGTGAAAAACTCACCCTCACCTTTAGCCAGCTTCTTGGCTATGAGCATCTGGTCCATCACCAAGGATTAGCAGAATAAAATGAACAGACCCGAAAGATTGCAGCCGGGCGTCAAACTGCGTGACGCAGACAAAGTCGCCCGAATTCCGGTAAAAATCATGCCATCCGAGCGTGAGACCATGCTCAGAAAGCCAGATTGGCTGCGGGTAAAGCTGCCTGCCTCCAATCAGCGCATCACCGAAATCAAGCAGGCACTGCGCAGCAACGGCCTTCACTCAGTGTGTGAAGAAGCCTCCTGCCCTAACTTGGCAGAATGCTTTAACCACGGTACCGCCACCTTTATGATTTTGGGTGCCATTTGTACCCGCCGCTGCCCATTCTGCGACGTGGCCCACGGCCGTCCACTGAAACCTGATGCCGATGAGCCGGTTAAACTGGCAAAGACCATCCGCGATATGAAGCTCAAGTACGTGGTGATCACTTCCGTTGACCGCGATGACCTGCGTGACGGCGGTGCCCAGCATTTTGCCGACTGTATCCGTGAAATCCGCGCCCTGAATCCGCACATCCAGATTGAAACCCTGGTACCCGATTTCCGCGGCCGTATCGACGTTGCACTGGATATCCTGAGTACCAATCCACCGGATGTATTCAACCACAACCTGGAAACTGCACCTGCGCACTATCGCAAGGCTCGCCCGGGCGCCAACTATCAATGGTCACTGGATCTGCTCAAGCGCTTTAAAGAGCGTCACCCAAACATTCCAACCAAGTCTGGTTTGATGATGGGGCTGGGTGAAACCAACGAAGAAATCATTCAGGTGCTCAAAGATCTACGTGCCCACGATGTGAACATGCTGACCCTGGGCCAGTACCTGCAGCCGTCCAAGTTCCACCTGCCGGTAGAGCGCTACGTGAGCCCACAGGAATTTGATGAGCTGAAAGTGATTGCCGAAGATCTGGGATTCAGCCACGCCGCCTGTGGCCCGCTGGTGCGCTCAAGCTACCATGCCGACCTCCAGGCACAGGGCAAGGAAGTGAAATAAGCAGGCTTAGCATTAAAGTCAGGCTTTAATTAAAAACGGCGCACTGGCGCCGTTTTTATTGGGGTAACTTAATCAGCCGTATCCAGCCTTAAATCCATCAGCACCGCATCCTCGCGGCCATCTATTGTTGGATAGTAGCCCTTGCGCCTGCCAATCTCGGTAAATCCCAGACGCTGATAAAGGCCAATGGCGGCCATATTTGAGGCACGAACCTCGAGCATCAGCACCTGAGCCCCATGGTTTTGTGCATCGGCAATCACCTGCTCGAGCAGTAGCTTACCCAGACCTTTCCCCTGTGCCGAAGGAAGCACGCAAATATCAAACAGGGTTGCCTCATCCACTATCTGCTGCACTATGGCAAATCCCAGCAGCACATCGTCACGATAGAGTCCACTGCAGCGATACAGAGGACCGAAGCAATCGGCCAGGGCTCCCTCCGACATCGGATGGGAGTGAGCCTCAGACTCAATGAACGCCATATTCGGAGCATCGTGCTGACCGAGTGCCTCAATCTTCATTACAAGGCTCCGCAGGTGCTGAGCGCATGCCAGAGCGCTCGTTTGCCTTGAGGCGTATCCAGTTGTCCCAGTGACACAGAGCGACTCTCGCCGGAACATGGTGTGAGTGCGATAAATGACTCTTTAACCTGGCACTCAAGCTCAGCGAACAGAGGATGATCAAACATGTTGTTAATCGCCTGCTTCAACTCAGGCGATAAAGGCGCAGGCTTGCCAACCTCACGCCAACGGGCGATGCCCATGGCATCCAGATATGCCGCTTTTTCCATTGCCTATCCTCTTTATCGAACCGAACACTTTAATCTATTATTTCAATTTCAAATGAATTTTTTAATTTATTATTCTAATTAAATCAAAAACAGGAGGAGACTATTATGATCAACAACGGTATCGACCAACAAAATCGCCTCGCCATCGCCATCGCCAAAGGTCTCTATAAGCTATTGGCTGACAGCTATGGCCTGTATCTCAAGACCCACAGCTTTCACTGGAACGTAACCGGCCCTATGTTCACCAGTCTGCACCTCATGTTTGAGCAGCAGTATACCGAACTTGCCCTCGCCGTGGACAGTATTGCAGAGCGGGTTAGGGCCTTGGGTGTAAAAGCCATAGGCTCCTACAGCGCCTTTGCCGCCGTAACCGACATTCAGGAAGACACTGGCAGCCTCAATGCAAGAGACATGATTAGCAGCCTGATAGAAGGCCAGGAAATTATTATCCGCAGTGCCAGAACCCTCATCCCGCTCGCGGCAGAAAGTAGTGACGACGCCTCGGTGGATTTGCTCACCCAAAGGGTCAGTATCCATGAAAAGAACGCCTGGATGCTAAGAAGCCTGTTGGAGGACTAAATCGCTGCCCGATTGCAACGTAAAGCGGGGATGCAAATTACTCGAACGCTGAAAAGACGAAAGGCCGTTCATTTCTGAACGGCCTTTCTGGCATATGGCAGGGGTGGCAGGACTCGAACCCGCAACCGTCGGTTTTGGAGACCGCTGTTCTACCAATTGGAACTACACCCCTGTTGACGGAGGGCATTATGCAAAATACCCCCCTAAAGGTAAAGCACTTTTTTAATGAAAACCGCTTGGTTGCGGCTTTTTCAGCCATAAAGACCTGTTTGTCTATTCGCTGTGCTCACCGGAGAGGAATCAGGGTTGGCTGACAAGCACAGGTAGCCAACTGTGACTGAGCCGTTACGAACTTCCGCTGTCATCCTCCGTGATGACCACCATTTCCATTACCGCACTGCATTACAGTTTCAGTCCCGCCATTTACACCGGCGCTGATCCTCACAAAACCTGCGTCAGCAAACATGGAAAATGAACCATGCTGGATATCATCTGCATGCGGGTTATCTAAATTACCGAGGCAGCTATAGCCAACACGATACATCCCTTCCGGTAAATACCCCATCTCGAAGAACCAATGGCCAGAGGTATCTTGCCTGAGAGGAGCGACAGCAATGGGAGCAACATGTCCCTCAGGGGTTGAGTCATGCATATCGCCCATTTGTGCGAGGCTGTTAACTGAATCAGGGTATAGGTAGGCTAAGTGACTAAAAGAACCGCTGGCAGGAAGCATTACAGCATTGGCGGTTTCACAATCTGCTATCCACTGAGGATCCATCTCGCCCAGCAAATGCCCCATCACATGATTATCTACCGACCAGCTGCCATGATGGCGCAATGTGTAGTTATGGTCATCATCATGATTGAGCCCCAGATAGAGTCCAATCTCCATAGTAAAGCTCTGGTGTTGGTTGGCTGACACAGAAAAATTCATGAGAGGAAGCACCCCTTCCTGTACCTGCATAGGATGGATACCCTGGCCATCCTCAACGTAGCAACCGTTATTACCATCCCCTGCTATCACTGTCATATGAACATCATGGTAATTACCTGTCGGAACACTCAACCCATCAACAATCCTGATACTCTTTTTTCCCTGATAGTCCAGAAGATTAAATTTTCTATCTTTCAATGAATAGCGATGCTGGTTATTGAGTTCATCGGTCATCACCAATTCATTCAGCTGAATTATGACCCCGACGACCCCACTCATAGGCGAGTCGGATATATCGATACTCAGGGTGCCAGCTTGATTCCCACTTGCAGGGATAGTTGGCGAATGATTGCCATCAATAGTATTGCTTTCTCCGCAAGCCATTAAAAATGCGCAGAAAAATAGTATGACGAACTTTAAACACCTCATTTCACCCCCCGAACTGGCTTAGCGATGCTGAATAGCCATACATCATCCGGCCGCTGGCAGTTAAAAATTGTGATCCTCATCAAGCAGTAAAACATCTATTTAACAAACGAGTGTGTATTCCCTCAAAATGTGAGCTGACATAAAGGGCTGACAAATTATCATTACGTTCAGAGCAAGACTCTGTTAGGCACAAAAAACTGGAGGTGCGTTAATTACAAAAAGACTGCGATTTCGGCGGTCACCCACGGGTAGATTTCTCGTAACGTTGGCGGCGGCATCGTTCCAGGGACACCATAAAAAAAACTCGTGCACGCCTTTTACAATAGCAGCAGGGGCTTTCGTCTTAAGTAACGGGTGAATATCGCGCAGCGATGAGTTCCTGAGCGAGAGGCAAGGATGGCCGAACTGGCTCTTGTATAAGGATATATTTTGCCAAACTGGGCTGTTAAGCAAGGACGCTATTGGATGGGGCCGGCTGGCTGGCCCGAACCTCAAAGTGCGCAGCACTTTCGGGAGCGATAAAGACAAAAAAGCCCCGCTGTTTTCAGCAAGACTTTATGTCAGTTGGTGGGCGAATGTGGCGCAGCCACAAGCTGAGGGTAGAAAACCGTTCCAGACGTTTCTAGATTCCCAACATCCATGGCGGTTAGCGCGAAGCTTTAGTGTCGCTGGGGCGGATTTATCCGCAACACCACAACACCAAGTGCAAATGTTGTAAAACGAAAAAAGCCTCTGCATTACTGCAGAGGCTTTCGTCTTTATGTTGGCGGAGCGGACGGGACTCGAACCCGCGACCCCCGGCGTGACAGGCCGGTATTCTAACCAACTGAACTACCGCTCCTTTGGGCTAGGCCCAAATTAGGCGTCTGGCAATGACCTACTCTCACATGGGGAGACCCCACACTACCATCGGCGCTGCTCCGTTTCACTACTGAGTTCGGAATGGGATCAGGTGGGACCAGAGCGCTATTGTCACCAGACATAAACTTGTATGGAACAAAGTTTAAACGCGCTTTAGCGCGGCCCGTTAGGGTCAACTACAAGGATGTAGTTGATAAATTCGTTCCTGAATCTGGAAAGCTGCTTTGCAGTAAATATGGTGGTCGCTACTGGGATCGAACCAGTGACCCCCTCCTTGTAAGGGAGGTGCTCTCCCGGCTGAGCTAAGCGACCGGTATTCTGTGCTATTGAGTTATCACTTCAATCAAGTCTGGTTTCTTCAAGACTATCTACACCATCTGAAACCCATCTGGGTTGTATG
This portion of the Shewanella amazonensis SB2B genome encodes:
- the mrdA gene encoding penicillin-binding protein 2, with the translated sequence MTPRKRVAMHDHAAEAALFKRRAIFTFLCVVALFGVLLTNLYHLQVTSYADYTTRSNDNRIRVTPVAPSRGLIYDRNGVLLAENQPVYSLELIPEKVKNIPQTLTQLSTVIPLSEEAQAEFLEALKYHRRFKPLTLRDNLTEEEVAAFSVNQHQFPGVRVEAGLKRFYPHGELLTHVLGFVGKINAKDRTALEKADRWPDYAASKDIGKQGVEKYYENLLHGKPGHLEEEVNNRGRTIRTLKTVPPEPGQDLYLTLDINLQKKAMELLSGRRGTIVAIDPRDGGIMAMVSSPSYDPNLFVQGISSKDYSALLNDKARPLINRATQGLYAPASTIKPHMALMGLEEQVVTERTRIWDPGYWQMPGVERKWRDWKKWGHGYVDVYHAIVESCDIFFYDMVHKMGIDKIAAFMHQFGFGESTGVDIFEESAGIMPSSDWKRIRHNQPWYPGDTISVGIGQGYWTATPIQLANATAILANRGKRFVPHLLKAMKDNSAKIERPPEEMPPVALKNPRNWEIINEAMRQTAHKSRFTDATYTAAMKTGTAQVFSVAQDAKYDHDKVAEHLRDNALIVAYAPFESPKIVLAVVLENAGWGGANAGPVARAMLDEFMLHEQWKVQP
- the rodA gene encoding rod shape-determining protein RodA, whose amino-acid sequence is MTRDHARKNIWQRMHIDLPLLLGLLAIMGFGLFVIWSASGEDPAMLERQLVRMGLSLGIMLFMAQINPEILRRWALPIYIAGIILLLGVHFFGEINKGAQRWLNLGFMEFQPSELIKLAFPITMAWFISKFTLPPKKRYLAAAAVIMLIPTLLIAKQPDLGTSILVAASGIFVLFLSGMSWYIVLGLLASVLSFLPILWYFLMHDYQRRRVLTLLDPEKDPLGAGYHIIQSKIAIGSGGVDGKGWLHGTQSQLEFLPERHTDFIFAVIGEEFGLIGAIVLLAMYIYVIGRGLVIASRAQTNFARLLAGSITLTFFVYIFVNIGMVSGILPVVGVPLPLISYGGTSMLTLMTGFGILMSIQTHRRFVDR
- the mltB gene encoding lytic murein transglycosylase B, giving the protein MSFAPGLALLSGLLAANLVLAAETQIDTARDSFISRQSALGFSQSQIDAFLAGAQYNPKVIEAISRPWEAKPWHLYRPRFLTETRLKAGLEFWRTHESTIDRASTQFGVEPEMIVAIIGIETHYGQTMGNYSVRDALYTLGFYYPPRASFFLKELGELQKLEQEEKLDVSALKGSYAGAIGFGQFMPSSYRYYGVDFDGDGRKDLLGSPADAIGSVANYFHQHGWQTGDPVAFRLESYGETPPTASLWQGEPLTLKASDILADGFGLADKRDLDVARPAMLFKLEQETHNEYWMGFKNFFVITRYNRSPLYAMAAYEFSEQLKHAHAKY
- a CDS encoding septal ring lytic transglycosylase RlpA family protein; translated protein: MRMPSIKSCWPLLALTLILGGCSSSPEPGSSTKTSTKGDRYHQKHDAYPDSAPDVSQVPDAIPRYEPYSRGGNKPYTVMGKSYNVLASAANFRESGLASWYGTKFHGYHTSNGEVYDMYSMTAAHKTLPLPSFVRVRNLDNKKEVIVRVNDRGPFHEGRIIDLSYAAAYRLGMLNTGTARVEIETIYIPSPENEAYTSSQDPNHYFIQVVASKDRERLNRLGKELAAKYQLGYRLQEKDTLYRLQLGPLGHEGIASKMLQQMRQQGYPSGYLVTEPKS
- a CDS encoding serine hydrolase, which gives rise to MMKVIKPSAPKSMLLLAIMSASAFAAPPTVVPDAPSVAAKAYVLMDYHTGQIIAEEHAYEQLNPASLTKMMTSYVIGHEMKVGNISPEDDVTITKNAWSKNFPDSSKMFIEVGKTVKAADLNRGIIIQSGNDACVAMAEHIAGTEDAFVDMMNSWAKQLGMTDSYFENSHGLDSDNHKTTAYDMAILGAALIRDVPEEYRIYSEKEFTFNGIKQYNRNGLLWDKSMNVDGIKTGHTSGAGYNLVASATQDDMRLISVVMGASSEASRKAESKKLLSYGFRFFETVTPYKAGDSFVNQQIWYGDRESVDLGVATDTPLTIRRGKGKELQANFELTKPLEAPLAKGEVVGRVYFQLDGKDIAQFPLVTLQEVNEGSWFSKLMDYFKQLVASWLS
- the ybeD gene encoding DUF493 family protein YbeD, giving the protein MLNTTFDQYLEFPCSFPFKVVGDASETLADRVVAVVQQHAPGDYSPTSKVSSKGTYLSVTIRVTVTSKDHIETLYTSLAAIEGVKRVL
- the lipB gene encoding lipoyl(octanoyl) transferase LipB — its product is MQAKTLHIRHLGNQDYETVWHAMQHYTDNRDENSPDELWLVEHPPVFTQGQAGKAEHILNPGDIPVIQVDRGGQVTYHGPGQLVAYPLLDIKRLKIGVRQLVTHIEQSIVDMLKPYGVQAYAKADAPGVYVDERKVASLGLRIRRGCSFHGLALNVDMDISPFQRINPCGYAGLEMVQCKALGGPNTVNEAGEKLTLTFSQLLGYEHLVHHQGLAE
- the lipA gene encoding lipoyl synthase; the protein is MNRPERLQPGVKLRDADKVARIPVKIMPSERETMLRKPDWLRVKLPASNQRITEIKQALRSNGLHSVCEEASCPNLAECFNHGTATFMILGAICTRRCPFCDVAHGRPLKPDADEPVKLAKTIRDMKLKYVVITSVDRDDLRDGGAQHFADCIREIRALNPHIQIETLVPDFRGRIDVALDILSTNPPDVFNHNLETAPAHYRKARPGANYQWSLDLLKRFKERHPNIPTKSGLMMGLGETNEEIIQVLKDLRAHDVNMLTLGQYLQPSKFHLPVERYVSPQEFDELKVIAEDLGFSHAACGPLVRSSYHADLQAQGKEVK
- the rimI gene encoding ribosomal protein S18-alanine N-acetyltransferase; protein product: MKIEALGQHDAPNMAFIESEAHSHPMSEGALADCFGPLYRCSGLYRDDVLLGFAIVQQIVDEATLFDICVLPSAQGKGLGKLLLEQVIADAQNHGAQVLMLEVRASNMAAIGLYQRLGFTEIGRRKGYYPTIDGREDAVLMDLRLDTAD
- a CDS encoding Dps family protein — its product is MINNGIDQQNRLAIAIAKGLYKLLADSYGLYLKTHSFHWNVTGPMFTSLHLMFEQQYTELALAVDSIAERVRALGVKAIGSYSAFAAVTDIQEDTGSLNARDMISSLIEGQEIIIRSARTLIPLAAESSDDASVDLLTQRVSIHEKNAWMLRSLLED
- a CDS encoding DUF4382 domain-containing protein; this encodes MRCLKFVILFFCAFLMACGESNTIDGNHSPTIPASGNQAGTLSIDISDSPMSGVVGVIIQLNELVMTDELNNQHRYSLKDRKFNLLDYQGKKSIRIVDGLSVPTGNYHDVHMTVIAGDGNNGCYVEDGQGIHPMQVQEGVLPLMNFSVSANQHQSFTMEIGLYLGLNHDDDHNYTLRHHGSWSVDNHVMGHLLGEMDPQWIADCETANAVMLPASGSFSHLAYLYPDSVNSLAQMGDMHDSTPEGHVAPIAVAPLRQDTSGHWFFEMGYLPEGMYRVGYSCLGNLDNPHADDIQHGSFSMFADAGFVRISAGVNGGTETVMQCGNGNGGHHGG